ACTTGGCTGTGTCCTGTTTGACAATGTGAGAAGAGCACTTGAAATACTGGcaatgctgtttttcttttctttttaaggcAGAAGTGTTAGAATGAGTTTGATCTAGCATTTCATTTTGAACCAACTGTTACTCACATGTACAGAGTTCAGTTGTGAAGAATAAATATGGAAAGCTGTGCAGGTGCTGAAGGGTCACTGAGGGCTGAAGGGTCACTCAATGGCACACTTGCATAGAGAAGGTGCAACGTGACCAACCTCGAGACGTGAACAAAACTCAAGCAAAGTGTCATGCAAAGGTGGACACGTTCTCTTTGGAGACAGTCGGGTCCAGAGTCACCAAGCACCTCCAATGTTCCCTGACCGGGCGTTTTAACTGACCAGTTGCTTTCACTGCCTCCACTGTAGCTTGTGAGAAGTCTCACCAGCCATTTTCACTGACCAGTCACTTTCCCTGACTGCCATACCGACACCGACTGGCGGTCATTCACCAATCTGACCAGTCTCTTTTACAGACCAGTTGACCTGCTGTTTTCACTCACCGGACTGAGTAGTCACTTTCCCTGATTCTACTGCAGCTTGTGGGGTGTCTGACCAGTTGCTTTTCAGTGATCACAGTCATTTTCACTGGCCACAATGCAGCTCGCAGGGAATCTGACAGTTCCCACAGAACAGTTCAAGTTTTAGCTTAAAAGCCGCACCAGCACCAAGACAGACTCTGCCAGCGCCACTAGCTCCACGGACGACCACAAGGCCGAGGCGCCTGACCTGCGTCCTCCGTTATTCGGGCGGTCCGGGTAGTCCCCTTCATCGTCACCGTAATCATCCGTAAACCCAGAACCCTCGTCGTCAGGGTCGTCCACGGGCGGCTCGCCGTAGCACAGGTTCCTCATTTTGAGCTTGACGTACTCGCATATGGTCCGCTCGGTACCGTCGCAGACGCACGTGTCCAGCAGCTGCGCCTTGGGCATGCGCCGCATATCCGCGATCACCTCGCGGCACGCGCTCGTGCACACggtgccactgaagagcttgctgCAGTGCAGCAGGTAGTTGGACATGGCGGAGCGGCAGTGGAGGTCGCGCTCGCACTGCCGCCGCGCCTCCGTGCAGCCGAGGCTGCTCGTGCGCGGCATGCACGGCTCGATGGCGCGCTTGGCCTCACGGCACAGGGGGTCCGAGGAGCAGCTGCACTCCTCGAGCGCGGGCCCGCCGCGCGTCAGGTTCAGCTGCACGAGCGACGCGATGCAGTGGCTCGGGCACGTCGTGCGGCGCCCGTCCAGCACGGGCTCACATGCGTGCATGTACTGGCCGTACGCGTAGTGGCACTCGGGCTCCGCCTGGCAGTTCAAGATCGCCTCCCAGCAGACGAGGCGACGCGCCGCGCACTCCACCACCGCCACCGCGCACGCGCCCAGGCATACGAGCACGCAGACGGCGGCGACGGGGCCGCGCGCCATcgcgactctctctctctcgaggGGGCTCGCGCCGCTTCCTCTCACGCGGCCATCGCGGGGCTCCTCATACCATGGCGCCgggaaagagaggaggaggtcGAGGAGAAACAGGGGGGGGTGTTCTACTCCGTTCTAGCTCGCGGAGAGAACTCGAGCAAGTCCCGGAGCCTTTCTGGACTAAACGTCGCTGTAAAACAGCGATTTTCAGCCGTTACCAGCGGGCTAGGCTACCTCAGTCCGGAGCTCCACTCCGCGGCCGTAACTTGAGGAAAGTCCTCCGCAGGAAGGAAAAGTGCGAagttctctttcctctcctctttttacTCCTCTTCTGCCCTTCTGTCCTCACTTATCCACTCGTCTATCGTCGTCTGTTATGTTGTGCTCTCGTTCTCTCGTCTGTGTAGCGCTCGCGGAGCCCCCGAGTTCTCGCTTTCCTCCGGCAGTTTCAACCCGCGGAgcttaaaaaatgtcaaaatgagtCACAGAAGTTCACCCGAGTCACTTTCTCATCCACCGTTTTGTAAACACGGGGACAAAACCCGGTAACGCGTCTCTCCGTCATTCACTCACTGCGGCTCCGTCTCCTCCGCTCGCTCCGCTTTATCCATTCGAGTCGTGCGGAAGTTTGGGGGCCTCCTATTGGTCCGGCCGCTCGGCACCGTAAATCTAGACGTCATGCGTGGGCGTGGCGATGGGGGAGGGGCTGAAAAACGGCTCTCCGAAAAGTTTGTTGTCGTTGCGCGTTGAAGGAGCTGCATGAGGGGAGAGACGTGTGGCGGTGCGGCCACAAACATACACAGGTTATAAATCATGACCTTGTgaatgtatgtttatgtttcaAGACTAAATCTGAGAGAAATCATCTTATCAGAGGGAATTTGCTTCATCAGTCTGTGAGGCgctgttttttttagtgaaaacTGGCTTTTTAAACTAGACGCAGTCACATTAACACTTTACTGATAAACCTGTCTGACAGGATACTGTAACTCGTTTTCTGTAATCGGGAATTCTACTGACTTTTCATCATTTCTGCCTACTGAGATgtaaagtctttcagagtggtttgctttGAAaagctcagttctagagaaacctaccaattcagatttcttcacagtggtggggataggaaccagggtcCCATCATGTCAAGgcaaatatatccattttattgactatccaaaaacaaccagtgaatctacacatATTTCTCTTAATATAtaatgtagatgatggcgtAATAGTGGGAAAGCTGAGATAAATAAGTTTTGTACATGACCTCTAAACCAtgaaaggattaaaaaaaaacatgttttaagccaaaaccttttAGGAAACTATAGTAAAACAAAGCATCAGGCAGTGGATTCATAGCTATTTCatgtaacagctttctgtgtgggagatttagaggcattaaacacttcagacgcctggttactgtcaccaccactgtgaataatgcTGACCCAGTACATTTCTTTAGAATTGATGCTGCCCTGCCTTAATGCATTTCTTTCAAGAGATCTTAGTAATGTCTGCTTTAGCCTGGGAAGCAGTTCACATTCATGTCTTTCAGTTTTCACATACAAAATCTCCCATTTCATACTCAGCAACTGGAAAATGCATTCTGGGCTGACATCATTTTGGCCTGATCTGTAAGTTAAGCAGGAAAGGGGGGCGGGGTAGGGGGGGATTACACGTTTGAAAATGATCCTTCTTGGCACAGTCCACCAGTCTGGATGACTATAATGGAAAAAAGGACAATCGGACGCAGCTCATAAGACAGATATCTCTGTATCTTGATATGAACTGTGGCCGTgcatgtaaaatgaaaatgaaggtAGGCTacacttgtgtaaaatgatattGTGCAAGTTCACACTTGaacatggaagaaaaaaaagaggctgTGCTGTGTCGGCTGTGGATGCTCAGGTTAGCGGATTCAGTGGGTCCACTAGGCACAAAGGGGGTTTGTGTTTCAAACAGTGCTCGAGAGTCAGGAATGTACCTTTAGGCCAGTGTGCACAGAGCTCCCCACCCAAAACAATGCACTCAATGTCAGTTACGGATGGTCAGATCAGAGAGTGGCGGAGGCTTCTCCAGATCACACCACTCCTTCATGATGGATGAAGGGAACACTATCCTCTGTAAGTCAGTCAAACGCTGAACCCTGAAGCTATGCTATTCGAAAATGAACCCAGCTGCTGTCATTTTCTCACACCGGGGCCAAATAGGTTAAAGCCGGCACCTGGGTCCCTCCAAACTCCAGCTTGGCTCATTTTTGTGGTTTCTTCTCTGACTAGCTCACGGTTACATCCCTTCAAACGGGTTCGTTCCCCATTTTCTAAGAATGTTTGGCATTAAACTCACTCATTTTAATTACACTGAATGTATCTCCTTAATGAGCGACCTGTTAACGACTTTACATGGACTTAAAGGAGGACGAAAAcaagagagtgaaaaaaaaccttgaaccaaccaaaatattttctttggCAGGCTGAATTTATACGCACCAGATGTGCTCGATGGCGGAGCGCTGCATATCATTACTTTTTGATGGTGCCATTAAAAGTGTGTTCATGCTTCAGTAATGCAATTAAGGGACAAACACAATGAAGTCACTGCGAATTTAAGTTCTCCCTGCTAATGATGAGAAAAATCTCTGCTGGGAGGCATTGTTAGCTTGATTTCTTTATGATGCCATGTTTCTACTGCAATGGTCTTTGCTAATCATCCACTTCTCCAAAGTTTCTTGTGGTGAATTGCTGGGATTGAACAATTTGACACATCGGTTATTTGTTAAATTGACCTGTTCTTCTCCcatccacaaatgtgttctttcaaaGCAAATTAGAGATGGGACAAGCTTTAAGTCCTATTCAAACTATTATCATCGTTTAGAGTCAGCTAGTTTAGGCATGTAAATGATGAACTggtcaacaaacaaataattgtTCAACTGATGCTATtgattcaaaatatttattaaattttttttgtactAA
This sequence is a window from Pygocentrus nattereri isolate fPygNat1 chromosome 20, fPygNat1.pri, whole genome shotgun sequence. Protein-coding genes within it:
- the gas1a gene encoding growth arrest-specific protein 1a; the encoded protein is MARGPVAAVCVLVCLGACAVAVVECAARRLVCWEAILNCQAEPECHYAYGQYMHACEPVLDGRRTTCPSHCIASLVQLNLTRGGPALEECSCSSDPLCREAKRAIEPCMPRTSSLGCTEARRQCERDLHCRSAMSNYLLHCSKLFSGTVCTSACREVIADMRRMPKAQLLDTCVCDGTERTICEYVKLKMRNLCYGEPPVDDPDDEGSGFTDDYGDDEGDYPDRPNNGGRRSGASALWSSVELVALAESVLVLVRLLS